The Chanodichthys erythropterus isolate Z2021 chromosome 12, ASM2448905v1, whole genome shotgun sequence genome contains a region encoding:
- the cracdlb gene encoding CRACD-like protein isoform X1: MDSSSGEMDKNAEEVTGRKKSRFKQLKTRFFGKLKKKESEGLIKQSQSASDITAPGGRREVYDSEDEISYPQCLSSRALSHDSIFFTDQTQSTEPTRVLSQENVHGKIKALQLKLQQQNLHLGPPPMLIPGKRTEDSGTTSEDDGLPCSPPETSFHERVMHGAVYKYPESQKHLSSLSLAGTGSEEEEQGDPFQPSSRPLSPVSKQPIISPTSASTTPTSGVDFSSPACYTARLDNSAARHRMSVKPRNQRASTRGNRVPTVSLSPRYRSESISDLDNVLSEEDDDETMTFTETVHHCLSSSPTSDLKEKPTSPEPTATTPAMSVLDQEENPNRTEIHFPSLGAEILKSEESPESEGRVTTNPLYLQPMSFGLTLSSSGPPSPLGLPESTQPSREIESLRAHSPILTHDTNDTQIQTTENLMCGTDTKESTQEEAPFRLFPAPLPRITKPKMETRSPPSPKGAMDASTKPWEAGVESAPELVDRMQFFIASGKNHSKITSETVPKQNEGHLKGAPGIKTQSNKPNLESQKDEARETKPTEFQSFLRQTQDKKSFRKEVTPPIMSKPTTGTSLKKTDTATEHVETEKLEKPEDRKNTFGVQLRTTSLSLKYRSEVSKIKDETKRYSLESNTAIGVSEEHAGKAETFRNMCDGNSKSKHSVPKKQDSQSLDCQLAAQDSEYGRPSIQNTTGATKESVSEPCWMSLAREKTKVYHPLLSRLTTNHSPVHPSPLIAPPAQLPKPALQPKTQPLTTAFHPLKTQHTLNTPIQPASQRLPTKPAPSGSKDKQDNGRNCTAEDDTIKRAASSNKMDGNAKSITPNTETLTVTSELPATSPPDVSQQPPPPRSDGAQPSWMELAKRKSLAWSDKTLE, from the exons ATGGACTCGAGCTCTGgagaaatggacaaaaatgcagaggaagTCACAG GAAGGAAGAAGTCACGTTTTAAGCAGCTAAAGACACGTTTCTTTGGGAAACTGAAGAAAAAGGAAAGCGAAGGGCTGATTAAGCAAAGCCAGTCCGCTAGTGACATCACTGCTCCAGGGGGCAGAAGGGAAGTCTACGACTCTGAAGATGAGATTTC GTACCCGCAGTGTCTGAGCTCCAGGGCGCTGTCTCACGATAGCATCTTCTTTACCGATCAGACCCAGTCCACAGAACCAACACGAGTTCTTTCACAAGAGAACGTTCATGGCAAAATTAAGGCCTTACAA TTGAAACTACAGCAACAGAACTTACATCTAGGTCCTCCTCCAATGTTGATTCCTGGTAAACGCACAGAGGACTCAGGAACCACTTCAGAGGACGATGGTTTACCTTGCAGTCCACCTGAAACGTCCTTCCATGAGCGAGTGATGCATGGAGCTGTTTACAAG TATCCTGAATCTCAGAAACATCTGAGCTCTCTGAGTTTAGCAGGAACGGGAAGTGAAGAAGAGGAACAG GGTGATCCTTTCCAGCCATCATCAAGGCCTCTATCCCCAGTCTCCAAACAGCCAATCATCTCCCCCACCTCAGCCTCGACCACACCCACTTCAGGAGTTGACTTCAGCAGCCCTGCATGTTACACGGCCAGGCTGGATAACTCGGCTGCCCGTCATCGCATGTCAGTCAAACCGAGGAACCAGCGAGCCAGCACAAGAGGAAACAGAGTGCCAACG GTATCTCTTTCTCCCAGGTATCGTTCAGAAAGCATCAGTGATTTGGACAATGTTCTGTCtgaggaggatgatgatgaaACCATGACATTCACTGAGACGGTGCACCATTGCTTGTCTTCCTCTCCAACGTCAGATCTAAAAGAGAAACCCACCTCTCCAGAGCCTACAGCGACAACTCCTGCAATGTCAGTGCTGGACCAGGAGGAGAACCCCAACAGAACTGAAATTCATTTCCCATCTCTAGGTGCTGAAATCCTGAAGTCGGAAGAATCTCCCGAATCTGAGGGGAGAGTCACCACAAATCCTCTTTATTTGCAGCCCATGTCCTTTGGCTTGACCTTGAGCTCCTCAGGTCCACCATCACCTTTAGgacttccagaatctacacaaCCATCAAGAGAAATAGAGTCATTAAGAGCTCATTCACCTATCCTGACACATGATACAAACGACACCCAGATTCAGACGACTGAGAATCTTATGTGTGGAACAGACACAAAGGAAAGCACTCAAGAGGAAGCACCATTTAGACTGTTTCCTGCACCTCTGCCTCGCATCACAAAGCCTAAAATGGAAACAAGAAGCCCTCCGTCTCCAAAAGGAGCTATGGATGCCTCAACAAAACCTTGGGAAGCTGGAGTGGAAAGTGCACCTGAACTGGTTGACAGGATGCAGTTTTTCATTGCATCTGGAAAGAATCACTCCAAAATAACAAGTGAGACTGTGCCAAAGCAGAATGAGGGACATTTGAAAGGTGCTCCAGGAATCAAGACCCAATCCAACAAACCCAACCTAGAGTCGCAGAAAGATGAAGCGAGAGAAACGAAACCAACAGAGTTTCAGAGTTTCCTCCGTCAAACGCAAGATAAAAAAAGTTTTCGTAAAGAAGTAACACCTCCTATTATGTCCAAACCAACAACGGGAACCAGTCTTAAGAAGACAGATACTGCTACAGAACATGTGGAAACAGAGAAACTAGAGAAACCTGAAGACAGGAAGAATACTTTTGGGGTGCAGCTCCGCACAACCTCTCTGTCGCTGAAATATCGCTCTGAGGTTTCCAAAATTAAGGATGAAACCAAACGGTACAGTTTAGAGTCTAATACAGCAATAGGTGTCTCAGAAGAGCATGCTGGGAAAGCAGAAACCTTCAGAAATATGTGTGATGGCAATTCCAAGAGTAAACACAGTGTTCCCAAAAAACAAGATTCACAGAGCCTGGATTGTCAGCTTGCTGCCCAAGACAGTGAGT atGGAAGACCATCTATCCAAAATACAACAGGAGCAACTAAAGAGTCAGTGTCTGAGCCATGCTGGATGAGTCTAGCCAGAGAGAAGACCAAGGTTTACCACCCATTATTGAGCAGATTGACCACAAATCACTCACCAGTCCACCCTTCACCTCTAATAGCACCTCCTGCACAGCTTCCCAAACCAGCCTTACAGCCTAAAACACAGCCGCTGACCACTGCGTTTCATCCTCTGAAAACACagcacacactgaacacgccAATCCAGCCGGCCTCACAGAGACTTCCTACTAAACCAGCACCTAGTGGATCAAAAGACAAGCAG GACAATGGTAGGAACTGTACAGCAGAAGATGACACAATAAAGAGAGCAGCATCCTCCAACAAGATGGATGGGAATGCAAAATCCATCACACCTAACACAGAAA CACTTACCGTCACATCTGAGCTTCCAGCAACATCACCGCCGGACGTCTCTCAGCAGCCGCCGCCGCCACGGTCAGATGGAGCTCAGCCGTCCTGGATGGAGCTTGCCAAGAGGAAGTCTTTAGCTTGGAGTGACAAAACTTTAGAATGA
- the cracdlb gene encoding CRACD-like protein isoform X2: MDSSSGEMDKNAEEVTGRKKSRFKQLKTRFFGKLKKKESEGLIKQSQSASDITAPGGRREVYDSEDEISYPQCLSSRALSHDSIFFTDQTQSTEPTRVLSQENVHGKIKALQLKLQQQNLHLGPPPMLIPGKRTEDSGTTSEDDGLPCSPPETSFHERVMHGAVYKYPESQKHLSSLSLAGTGSEEEEQGDPFQPSSRPLSPVSKQPIISPTSASTTPTSGVDFSSPACYTARLDNSAARHRMSVKPRNQRASTRGNRVPTVSLSPRYRSESISDLDNVLSEEDDDETMTFTETVHHCLSSSPTSDLKEKPTSPEPTATTPAMSVLDQEENPNRTEIHFPSLGAEILKSEESPESEGRVTTNPLYLQPMSFGLTLSSSGPPSPLGLPESTQPSREIESLRAHSPILTHDTNDTQIQTTENLMCGTDTKESTQEEAPFRLFPAPLPRITKPKMETRSPPSPKGAMDASTKPWEAGVESAPELVDRMQFFIASGKNHSKITSETVPKQNEGHLKGAPGIKTQSNKPNLESQKDEARETKPTEFQSFLRQTQDKKSFRKEVTPPIMSKPTTGTSLKKTDTATEHVETEKLEKPEDRKNTFGVQLRTTSLSLKYRSEVSKIKDETKRYSLESNTAIGVSEEHAGKAETFRNMCDGNSKSKHSVPKKQDSQSLDCQLAAQDNGRPSIQNTTGATKESVSEPCWMSLAREKTKVYHPLLSRLTTNHSPVHPSPLIAPPAQLPKPALQPKTQPLTTAFHPLKTQHTLNTPIQPASQRLPTKPAPSGSKDKQDNGRNCTAEDDTIKRAASSNKMDGNAKSITPNTETLTVTSELPATSPPDVSQQPPPPRSDGAQPSWMELAKRKSLAWSDKTLE; this comes from the exons ATGGACTCGAGCTCTGgagaaatggacaaaaatgcagaggaagTCACAG GAAGGAAGAAGTCACGTTTTAAGCAGCTAAAGACACGTTTCTTTGGGAAACTGAAGAAAAAGGAAAGCGAAGGGCTGATTAAGCAAAGCCAGTCCGCTAGTGACATCACTGCTCCAGGGGGCAGAAGGGAAGTCTACGACTCTGAAGATGAGATTTC GTACCCGCAGTGTCTGAGCTCCAGGGCGCTGTCTCACGATAGCATCTTCTTTACCGATCAGACCCAGTCCACAGAACCAACACGAGTTCTTTCACAAGAGAACGTTCATGGCAAAATTAAGGCCTTACAA TTGAAACTACAGCAACAGAACTTACATCTAGGTCCTCCTCCAATGTTGATTCCTGGTAAACGCACAGAGGACTCAGGAACCACTTCAGAGGACGATGGTTTACCTTGCAGTCCACCTGAAACGTCCTTCCATGAGCGAGTGATGCATGGAGCTGTTTACAAG TATCCTGAATCTCAGAAACATCTGAGCTCTCTGAGTTTAGCAGGAACGGGAAGTGAAGAAGAGGAACAG GGTGATCCTTTCCAGCCATCATCAAGGCCTCTATCCCCAGTCTCCAAACAGCCAATCATCTCCCCCACCTCAGCCTCGACCACACCCACTTCAGGAGTTGACTTCAGCAGCCCTGCATGTTACACGGCCAGGCTGGATAACTCGGCTGCCCGTCATCGCATGTCAGTCAAACCGAGGAACCAGCGAGCCAGCACAAGAGGAAACAGAGTGCCAACG GTATCTCTTTCTCCCAGGTATCGTTCAGAAAGCATCAGTGATTTGGACAATGTTCTGTCtgaggaggatgatgatgaaACCATGACATTCACTGAGACGGTGCACCATTGCTTGTCTTCCTCTCCAACGTCAGATCTAAAAGAGAAACCCACCTCTCCAGAGCCTACAGCGACAACTCCTGCAATGTCAGTGCTGGACCAGGAGGAGAACCCCAACAGAACTGAAATTCATTTCCCATCTCTAGGTGCTGAAATCCTGAAGTCGGAAGAATCTCCCGAATCTGAGGGGAGAGTCACCACAAATCCTCTTTATTTGCAGCCCATGTCCTTTGGCTTGACCTTGAGCTCCTCAGGTCCACCATCACCTTTAGgacttccagaatctacacaaCCATCAAGAGAAATAGAGTCATTAAGAGCTCATTCACCTATCCTGACACATGATACAAACGACACCCAGATTCAGACGACTGAGAATCTTATGTGTGGAACAGACACAAAGGAAAGCACTCAAGAGGAAGCACCATTTAGACTGTTTCCTGCACCTCTGCCTCGCATCACAAAGCCTAAAATGGAAACAAGAAGCCCTCCGTCTCCAAAAGGAGCTATGGATGCCTCAACAAAACCTTGGGAAGCTGGAGTGGAAAGTGCACCTGAACTGGTTGACAGGATGCAGTTTTTCATTGCATCTGGAAAGAATCACTCCAAAATAACAAGTGAGACTGTGCCAAAGCAGAATGAGGGACATTTGAAAGGTGCTCCAGGAATCAAGACCCAATCCAACAAACCCAACCTAGAGTCGCAGAAAGATGAAGCGAGAGAAACGAAACCAACAGAGTTTCAGAGTTTCCTCCGTCAAACGCAAGATAAAAAAAGTTTTCGTAAAGAAGTAACACCTCCTATTATGTCCAAACCAACAACGGGAACCAGTCTTAAGAAGACAGATACTGCTACAGAACATGTGGAAACAGAGAAACTAGAGAAACCTGAAGACAGGAAGAATACTTTTGGGGTGCAGCTCCGCACAACCTCTCTGTCGCTGAAATATCGCTCTGAGGTTTCCAAAATTAAGGATGAAACCAAACGGTACAGTTTAGAGTCTAATACAGCAATAGGTGTCTCAGAAGAGCATGCTGGGAAAGCAGAAACCTTCAGAAATATGTGTGATGGCAATTCCAAGAGTAAACACAGTGTTCCCAAAAAACAAGATTCACAGAGCCTGGATTGTCAGCTTGCTGCCCAAGACA atGGAAGACCATCTATCCAAAATACAACAGGAGCAACTAAAGAGTCAGTGTCTGAGCCATGCTGGATGAGTCTAGCCAGAGAGAAGACCAAGGTTTACCACCCATTATTGAGCAGATTGACCACAAATCACTCACCAGTCCACCCTTCACCTCTAATAGCACCTCCTGCACAGCTTCCCAAACCAGCCTTACAGCCTAAAACACAGCCGCTGACCACTGCGTTTCATCCTCTGAAAACACagcacacactgaacacgccAATCCAGCCGGCCTCACAGAGACTTCCTACTAAACCAGCACCTAGTGGATCAAAAGACAAGCAG GACAATGGTAGGAACTGTACAGCAGAAGATGACACAATAAAGAGAGCAGCATCCTCCAACAAGATGGATGGGAATGCAAAATCCATCACACCTAACACAGAAA CACTTACCGTCACATCTGAGCTTCCAGCAACATCACCGCCGGACGTCTCTCAGCAGCCGCCGCCGCCACGGTCAGATGGAGCTCAGCCGTCCTGGATGGAGCTTGCCAAGAGGAAGTCTTTAGCTTGGAGTGACAAAACTTTAGAATGA